From the genome of Ailuropoda melanoleuca isolate Jingjing chromosome 5, ASM200744v2, whole genome shotgun sequence:
GTCAATGCCCTATGTTGAGAATCCCACCTGCTTTCAGGGTAACCTAGGAACCCCAGGGCTACTGAATTTCAACTAACACATGGGGAGTGGGTGGGGTAGGATGCTGCTGCCTAACCAGACCCAGAAATCCTATAGGCATTAGCACCAGTGGAGCTTTAGAGAAAATTTCTAGCAAACCTTCAAGAGACTGGGTGTAGCCTGGAAGATGGATGTGGTCCAACAGCCTTAAGTAAAATACAGTGGTACTACATTTTACCTTCTGATCCCAACTCaccactcctcccctccagcccccgccaccccctctgaagccctgtagTAAAACATACAAcagtctgcaaatatttttcttgagaaaatatacgatgggaaagagagagaatttcatgCACCAAAAATCCTCTTAGAAAGGTTGTGCTGTCTTTGTTGGAAAAACTCTGATAATTCCTTGGGGGGTAGAAACTGACATTTGAGGGGTACAGGTTTTGATGGATTATCTACGGAGGCAAGTGGATGGTTTTATTGGTTGCTCCACAGAAAgaagggggagagtgagaggaaaaTAAGAGGGGAGATGAAAGCAGGAGATTTGAACTCTCCGCCAGGCCAATCACTTGGGGGCAGGAAGAGCTTTAGCAAGCATTAAAACTCAACTTCATagtttttgcctttaaaatattccaaagacATATGAAAGATGCTCAAAGTGTGGACTCCTTTCAAGTACAATTATCTTGGATGCACTTGGTACTGGCTGGGGTGCTCTCAGCGCCCCCATCTTTTCAGTTGAAACCCTACCCCCTAGTGACCCTTGAATCCTCAGTAaagtattctttctctttctgtcacacacacacacacacacacacacacacacacaccagtatgAGTGGATATTTTTTCAGAAACTGATGAGGAAGCTAAGTTCTACATTCAACATGTTGTTGCTAAAAAGGAGATAGATAGCTCTAAACGTTAAGAACTACTAAGGAGAGCACACACACACTAGGAGCAAACTGTGAGAACAGGTATCATGAAGACTGTCACAGGCCACAGAACTGGATTTTCATCCAAGTTAACCAGATATGCAAGGAGTAGGAAGCCCCTAGCTGACAATGTGCTATTCTAATTTTGCCACTGCTGTGTTGTCATCCATCTGACTTCTGAGTGAGTTTTCTACGACACAAATGGAAGAGTGCCATACCTGTGATCAAAATTCTTCAATACTCTCCCACTGCCTAcggaattaaaataaagaagaaaacaaaaagacctcTGCAAGGCATTTAAGGCTTTTCTCAGCCTCTTGCAAAGCGCTTGGTGAGCAGTAGCTGCTCTAAACACGAAATAAGCAGCACTGGGTCTCTCATTTCTATCAGGCTCCACTCAAAAATCACAGGACTGCTCAGGAAGGTCATCCCCAGCCATCTACTAAAATACCGACAAGCCCTCCCACCCAAATCTTCATAGCCCCCTGCTGtgctcattttacatatgagataTGATATAGTTTCCTTATTtagtttattgtctgtctccctccataggcatataaatatattaaaaaaactataaatgaaaaatctatGAAGATGGGAATTGttgactttttaatttgtttcctacTCTATCTCCAGAAACTTagaacagggcttggcacatagcaagtgcttaaaatatatgttgtatggatgggtgggtggatggatgattAAAGCCTCAGCTCAAAACAATCTCCACCTGAAGTCCCAGGCAGATTTAGACATTCCTCCTCCCCACTGATGCCCTGTACATATATTCTCTTATTATATTATACTTCTTTGCATGTCGTTCTGAGCTGAAAGCTACATTGAAGTCAGGGCCCTCGCCGTTTCCTCTTCATAGGCTTACAAGTGAATCCTTTGTACTTTGTACGTGACAggttattgaatgaatgattaattATATCcccttttaaagatgaggaaactgaggggcgcctgggtggcacagcggttaagcgtctgccttcagctcagggcgtgatcctggtgatctgggattgagccccacatcaggctcctccgctatgagcctgcttcttcctctcccactccccctgcttgtgctccctctctctcgctggctgtctctgtctctttcgaatatataaataaaatctttaaaaaaaataaaaaaataaagatgaggaaactgagattcagaaaggttaaataacgtTTAAGGACACACACTAGTAAGTTGCAGAAGTAAGATATTAACACAAACATATGCCACGCCATTATTTTTCCTTGTCACTACTACCATCTCTCCCTACAATGTTCTAGCCTGCCCACACATTTTCTGTTTATCTATATTGAACTCACTGCTAAGTCCCAGTTCAACTCTCACCTATTCACTGAAATCTTCCTGATGACTTACTCATGGTaatttctccccttttcccccagAAAGCTCCTGAGATGACTTTCAGGTAAATGGGGAAGGTTAAAAGGTAGGGTATGTGGCCTTGGAGAATAGTTTATCCATGTCTCATCTGCGTTCCACACTCCAAATTCAGGATCTTGGTGCAAAGTCCTACTTATTTTGCAGGTAATGCACCCTCCATTGGTTCCTAACCTCAGGTAATACTCTCTTATGGTCTGCATATCTTTCCTGAGGATTTATGTGGTTGGTGCTGGATGCAATTGTTTGCATGATTTGGTTGAGCTGAGCTCCCAGGAGAAGCTACAGAATGGAGCAAGTCTCCAAGGGTTATCTGAACACACAGAGTCCCTGAGGTTAGTACTTAGGACACCGAaactttttcccctcccctctctgtttctgcttctgttgGAAATAAGGGCTTCAACCTTCCCCAAATGTCACCCCTCCAAGCTTGCTACATAATAATCCAATGCTTATTTCCTATTAGCCATTTCCTCATGTTGCCACATGGAAAATAGAGACTGACTTTTCATTGGcccaactttttcctttttaaatagagGAACGTATACCAACATTAGAAATAACAGTTTTTGTTGTCAGTGGTTCTTAAAAAGTAACGCAAAAAGTTACTTACAGTTGAAAGAAAATGTGCTTGTGGTTACCAGTTCTCACGTCCTCATCTCTCAAGCTGAGACAGTTACAATCGGAACCTGCAAAAATCCACAATTTTCCAATGTCCTTTGTACTAAAATCTTCTGTAGATACCTAAGCATCTTATACCTATTAATGTACCACCCAAATCTGTAACTGGACTAGTAACGTTTAACCCGTAATAGTGTCCACATAAAATACTGAGATAGCTATAATTTGGGAAAAGTAGTGAATTTAAAGTGCAGGTCTGGTACTAGACtacctgtgttcaaatcccatctcCATCGTCTATCAGCCGTGTGACACTGAGTAAGTCTCTTAACGCCTCaatctcattttcctccttttaaaatgagATCTTATCACTTCATAAAGTTGTAATATAAAAAGGGTAATAAACGATAAAGCTATTTGAGGGCTTAGTACGCTCTAGGCACTATGTTGAGCACTTTACACTCTTGTTATCTGTCAGCACTCTGACGAAACAGCCTTCTTCACTCCTCTATTCTCTTCCAGGCGAAACTGCAGTGCCCCGACTCGCAGACTGCGCTGAGCGACGGCTGCCCTGGGtggcggggagcctgtttccaGCCGGACCGCGTCCCGGGGCACTCCGCAGCGCCGCGCCTGCGCGCTCAGCCCGTCGCCGCGCCAGCCCCGCCGACGTGCGCTCGCTGCCTCCGCGGCGCCAGGCCCCGGAGATGCGCGCCTGCCCGGTCCGTGCCAGCTCCAGGTGCGTGAGGAAGACGAGGAATCCGTGTGTGAGGTGCAGCGAGCCCCGGGAAGGGTCGGGCCTGCCTCGATCCCTCCAAGGTGCCCGGGGACCCGTAGCGGGGCGCCACGACCTCGGCTCCCATTCCTTTCCCAGCTGCCCGCCTCCCGACTGCGTCTCTTGGGGAGCGGCAATCTCCGCGAGGAAGGCGCAGAAAGGATGCTTTCCCCCTGCTGCGGGTTGAATCGCATGTGACATTTTCCCCCCTGGCTGCGGCCAAAGCCGTTCTCACCCTTGCCCTTCCTTTCGTGGTGTGGGATTTTGCAGTCTCTGGACTCGACTCGACCCCCTAGGTGCTTGCTGGTTGTGGGCGATTAGGGCGTCAGGGTCCTCTGTCCATTGCTGCCCCTCTGGGACGGGAGGTGAGGGTTTAAGAGCTTGGGCCAGGGGAGTGGGGCAGAAGCCGTCACCAAGAGGGAAAGGCTGTGATAAATGTCGCCAGAGATTTTTCCCCAGCTGGAAGTGGTCCAGGTTTCTCTCGGGTCTTTCGTCTcttgttcatttgcttttgtgATGTCCTCACTTCCCTCTTACGGTGTTCGTTAGTAAAAAGCCAACAGGCTTTCAGCCTGGAAGCGtccttggaattttttaaattggtctCTACAGTCTTCCAACAGAGTGTATCTTGCAGTCAGAATAATCTTCAGGTTGAACCGCTGAGAtttactgttttactttttattttcagtgtaacGGGAAAAAGTACACGGTGTTggctttgttgtttttgttttgttttttgttttaatattacgaacaacaaaaaatcaattgAGAGCACAAAGAATCAGTTGAAGTGGGATTTGGAGCTCTATCAAATCTGCACCTTGTAGAAGTACATATGGGACACACTTGGAGCACTGGGGATCCCTGAGCTATCACTTATAAATAGCAGATGAGATCACTTGTTGCCACTAGTGGTTCTAGCAGTACAGGGCTCCCAGTCAGTGCTTTCCCACATGGTGTGAAGGCAAACGACAACAGTATCCGGTCTTGGTGGTAGTTGATCAGCCATAGACACTTTTTGGAACAGGAACTATAGGTAGTCAATTCCTGTTCTAATCAGAGATGGTTGTGGTTTGTGCTTCCAGTCTGGGACTTTTTTCGAGATGATTCCATAGGAACtattagaaggaaaaatatacagTAGGAATTGAGGAGGTCTGCTCCAGACCAAAATCCTTTGTGCGATCTTCAGGCCTGAGTGTAGACAATTGTGTGTCTTTGGCTGGCCAGCCTTAGTGGGGGAAACTGCCCTCCTCACACCAGACTTCTGCATGGCCAGTGTATTGCAGTTTTCTGGAGGGAGTTGCAGTCAAGGACTCACCCCTTTCCTGCTGCTACCCATGCTTTATACTAGACTGCATTGTTGGCTCAGTTACCTCCATTCAGAAGATCTTGGCACGGGTACTTCCCAGGCCTCTCGTTCTCTACCAAGACCTCCTTGGGGGTTGGTAGCGGGGCTTGCTTAAGGTACTTTTCTCAGTTTTAACTCAGGACCTTTCCACTCccagcccttccttccttttcttctggccCGCAGGTCCACAAAGAGGCGGAAGCCTTTTGTCCTGGCCTCCTCTGCAGGGAGATGATTGTGTGCACTGCATTCATCTGATCCTCACCTAGTGTAGTTCTGTTTAATGGACCCTGGGGAACCAGTACTTGTTTTGCCTCATGCTTGCACTGTGGCAGTAAAAGTGAATAAAGGcttgattattattttcattttggctcTTTGTCCTAATTGACCACCTCGACACCTGATAGTTTGACAGGAATGAAATAAATTGCCAAATTCTTGGCAATTTAATGGATTCATGACTTAATTTGAATCCTCATAACTGTTGGGGTGTTAGCATGTTTAGGCATTTAGAGGTTGTTCACCAGTTATTTCTCTAACCCAGTGTAGTGAAAATGCATATGAATAGCACCAACAGTGGATTGTTGCTAACGTGGATATCTGGGTTAtatggtatattttataaattatagtGGCTTGGAGTCcgattcttttatttaaatagactTGTGTGACTTATCCATTTGGCCTCTAATTacatttttggtaaatatttcgGGGTTATGTGGGCCAAGTGAAGAAAATTAGATACTGTTGCTTTCCTTAGTAATCCTGCCTCATCCCATGGGCCCCAATCTTACCTAATGGATTACTTGGTTACTTTGAATAAAGTGATTGGTTTGTTGTGGGTTCCTCTGTCTAGTGTTGTGTGAAGAGATATACCAGGAACAGCTTTCACTGACATTCTTACCTCTTTCTACAGAAGTTTCACAAAACAGTATTCATCTTTATGTAATGCAATCTGATATTTTCTACTCTTTATTAAACAAAACTGCTGATCATGACCCACTAAGTTGATTTCACAATGCATTAATGGTAGCGACATGCAGTTGTGTTTTTCAACACTGAAAAACACTGATAAAGCAACTAATAGAGATACTTGTTCAGtaaatgaatgtttttgtttctaattcaCATTGCTGAAGAGAACCACAGTGGGTGTgtttgtgatttgtttttaagGTGTCTTCTAGGAGAAGACAGTAAATAGCAAATAGCATATACGTTGGATGTTTGCCACATTAGCTGACAAAAGAACACTGAGTTTCTGGTAGTTTTATCAGCTTTCTGATCTCCACTAGAAGATAAAACATTAGAATCAGAGAGGTagagcagctttttttttttttttaaagtctctgactcctttattttaaagtaaatgcaaTAGTGGAAGAAGGATGAGAAGAAAATTGGTTTCTCTGATACAAGATAGGGTATACAGTTTTTGTAAAAATACCCAGTAAACTTTTTCATGTGTCCTAAAGAGTTATATTAgggaaagtatatttatttttatattaattccaaGACCAAAATGATCCTTTTATTATATTGTCTGAACAGGGAACCACACTTAACTTTCAGTTACTTAGCCATCGATAAGAAATATAAGTAGCCAATTTGCCTTATTACCTCTGTACCTGTCTTTCAGGAATTCCACGACAAAATGCAAAAAGGGAATACAAAGAACTATAAATTTAGTTAGTGTGTTTATTTCTTAgttagaaacttttaaaatatatattttgtagacaaggataaagttttaaaatttgatcagTGTTGAGCTAAGTAATACCTCCCGTTTGTGTATGGCTTCACGGTTCTCCAACACATTTAGACCCATTTTTTCCATTGATTCTCACAACTTGATGTGGTAGGCAGCCAggcattttccccattttagagatgaagaatctgtttccttttttctgccaCTGAGATCATATGGTAGCAAATCAGAACTAGAATCCAGATTACCTGGGGCATATTCTCCCAGTTGTCCATGTTGTCTTTGTTGGTCCAAAGaagtaattaaaagtaaatactgtTAATGATGTGGCTAAGAAATCCAGCCTTGGTAACTGAAACATTCTCTCAGATCATACCCATGGTATGCTATAATTAAATGCACATACAtcttatttctagttttgtattttaattcttaCACTCCTTACCTTgccagcttaattttttttaaatgacaaagcgGGACACGTGGacggcttagttggttgagtgtccaacttgattttggctcaggtcatgatttcagggttgtgaggtggagccccacatcgggctctgtgctgagggtggagcctactgagattctcttcctctcccactgcccctccccaccccgacccgcacacaggctttctctctctctcttaaaaaatgaataaataaataaataatgacaaagcAACTAAATACTGATGATGCTACTTAATAGAGAACTAGGAAAATTGGAATTGAAAGGTCTAATGTTAAGAAATTCAACTCATCCCCCTTTTAATGTATTATCTCAATTAATTAGAAATATAGCTTAAAATTATATAggtttttagagatttatttttttatcttagttatttattttttgtagtaagctctacacccaacatggggcctgaactcatgatcctgagatcaagagttgtttgctctaccgactgagccagccaggcacccctagaaatttcttttaaagactcATCATTTCTGTGTGTGAAGTTAGTTTTATGATTCTAAAGTATTCATCTAAAATGGTTATTAGCTTAGTTTTAAACATAGAAAAAGTCAGGTTCCCCTATACCCTTAATGTCTTAACCAAAGGAaaacttaaattatttcttttcatatgaataaataatttttaaattaatacatttttatttttaatttttagacatCTGTGGAGTTTAAGAACATGGAGTTCATCAGAGTATATCACTGAAGAGTATGATGgctgaaaacaatttaaaaatgctaaagaTTCAACAGTGTGTAGTAGCCAACAAACTACCTAGAAACAGGCCATatatttgcaatatttgcttCAAGCACTTTGAAACACCATCAAAATTAGCTAGGCATTATCTCATTCATACTGGTCAAAAGCCATTTGAATGCGATGTGTGTCATAAAACTTTTAGGCAGCTGGTTCATCTGGAGAGACATCAACTAACTCATAATCTGCCTTTTAAATGTAGCATTTGTCAACGccactttaaaaatctgaagacgTTTGTGAAGCACCAACAACTGCACAATGAAACCTACCAGAATGATGTTAAACAGGTCAGAAGATTGTTGGAGGCCAAGCAAGAAAAGCCAGTATATGGGATGTATCATACTTTTGCTACAGAGGAAAGATGGGCATTACACCCATGCTCTAAGTCTGATCCTACATACAGccctacaaagaaaagaaagaatattcacGCATGTACAATCTGTGGCAAGATGTTTCCATCACAATCAAAACTTGATAGGCATGCACTTATTCATACTGGTCAGAGGCCTTTTAAGTGTGTCCTGTGCAGTAAATCTTTCCGACAgtcaactcatttaaaaattcatcaactCACACATTCAGAAGAAAGACCTTTTCAATGTTGTTTTTGTCAAAAAGGATTTAAGATTCAAAGCAAACTTCTGAAGCATAAACAAATCCATACCAGGAATAAGACCTTTCAGACTCTTTCATTAAAGGTAAAGAGTCCAGATTCATGCCCCCTGCCtaataaattaaatgcaaagcAGGATGGTTTTGAAAATGGTGATATAGGTGAATCTGAGGAGAATAATCAACTTGATGTCCACTCTATTTATATCGTCCCTTTTCAGTGTCCAGAGTGTGAAGAGTGTTTTGAATCAGAGCAGATTCTCAATGGACACAAGTGTTTTCCTTCCCGAGGTGGCAAAATTCCAAGCAGGCTCAAAAGAAGCTACAACTATAAAACCATTGTGAAAAAGATCTTGGCTAAACTTAAACGTGCTGGGGGTAAGAAATTAGATAATTTCCGATCTGagaaaaaggtatttaaaaacaatttcttgaAAAATTGTGATCTTATTTCTGGTGAGCAGAGTCCTGAACAAACCCAGAGAACATTTATGGGTTCTCTTGGCAAGCATGGAACATATAAGACagttggcaataaaaagaagaaaacattgacTTTGCCATTTTCTTGGCAAAAGCACTTCCAGAGCCAAAATATGGGTAAAAATTTGAAAGGTATCCTTACAACAGAAAACATGTTAACTATAGATAATTCAGTGAATAATAAAGATGTATCTATCTATGGTTCATCAGGTGAGGAATTCTTTGATAACTGTGAAGTGCTTCAGTGTGGTTTTTCAGTTCCAAGTGAAAACATCCATACTGGACATAAGATGTGTCCTTGTGACAAATGTGAGAAAGTGTTTCCTTCTATATCCAAACTACAAAGACACTATTTAATTCATACTGGACAGAGGCCTTTTGGCTGTAATGTTTGTGGGAAATCTTTTAGACAGTCAGCTCacttaaaaagacacaaattaactCATATTGATAAAATTCCTTATAGAAGATCTCTTTGCCaggaatttgaaaatttgaaCCAACTTCTCATTCATCCAGGTGATAACTATAATGCTTCCCAACaacgtcagactcttggtttccaaaAATATGAGGTGTCAGAGTCAGatcaaatatcagaaataaaagttaaGGCAGAATCAGAGGATTTCATTCTTAGTACCCCCTACAGGAACAGGCAGCCTTATCTCTCTAGTACACTTCTGCAGTCAGAGCAGAGCCAACATAGTCATTGTTGTAGTTATTCAGGGCGTGCAGAGAGGAACGATGGTCTTCTTTACCAATGCAGTGTTTGTTCCAAAAGTTTTAGATCTCCATCTAAACTGGAAAGACACTATCTAATTCATGCAGGGCAGAAGCCATTTGAATGCTCAGTTTGTGGCAAAACATTCAGACAGGCTCCTCACTGGAAGAGACATCAACTTACTCACTTTAAGGAATGACCAACCACAAGATAAAGTGGTTCTCAAATTCAGTTATGTGACTGACAGAACCAGTAACACATTTGTGGTCTCTGGTGATCTTGTTCTTAAAGCCTGTATCATTTAAAACGTATTTTCATTAAAAGGCCTTCCTTAGGTTGAGTGATTTCATAGGCAGTTGCTTGTCCTGCAAGTAAGAGCCAAGATacatagaaaattaatataatgttttagGAACAGCCAAATTAATTTTTAGGGGGAAGAACATGGTTTGATGCCATacagtaagcatttattttaatatgtacttCGGCTATATTGAAAATGTAAATCCATGATGCGGTACAATAActcaattcattcattttttaaaggaattactCCTTAATGTATGCCATCTCCTTTTAGATATACTCAAATGACTGATAGGTAAAAATTGGGTTTTGGCTGCAGCAAATAGCCccactacattttatttattttatgtttcacaTGAAAGCATAATTTTGTCCACCTATGGCTCAAATTCCTTTGCAGCATTTTTTCTTGTAGGTTTAAAAACTGAAGGCAGTAAAAGTGAAAATGGATGAGAAAATCATAGCATTATTTTCATTGGTCTTTTGCAAGCTATTTATTCGTAGGACTCTGGTAGCTTCACCTCCTTTTCCACAGAGGATTAGAGTTGGCTTTTTGCCCAGCCTGTTGTTGTCTTTTCCAAAAGACCTGAAAGTAGGAGAGAGACTAGGGTGCACCTGTATACATTTATCATGTTTACTTATCAGGAATATTGTCCAAGTGCCATAATCTTTTTGATGATATGGATGCAGTATTATCTTttcagaagaataaatgaaattcatcTATTTACTAAATGGTTAACAACAGTAGTTGTAGAGACTTAAGACTCACCTACAGACCTGCATCCCCACAAGTCTTCTATTTTGCTTCAGTAAAGCTTTGTTTTAATGCCTCTTGAATTGAATGGCCCTGTGACTTAACTAAATCTATTCTGTTAAGTTTGATCAAATGGCAAGGACTAGGTCTAGCTCTAGTGTTTAATTCCATGTGTCTTGCAAGACTCTAATGCTAAAGAATGTTATTTTGATCCTTAGCAAATTGTTTTGATTAGTAAGGTAATTATTCCCATATAGGAATAAAGTGGTTATGGAATTGAGGGTATCGTTCTAAACAGCACTGTCATGATTGGGAAATACTGAATCTTAAGCTATAAAAGACATAATCACAAATTGTCCTTtgtatttgccattttttaataaaatctttaaaaatgacatttcttagTAATAACCATTATCTTTCAAGAGAAGAACATGTGGGTGTTTGTCCCAGCACACTTAAATATAGTGACAAGCCCTCTGTTgaggatggataaataaacatTCTTTGCATTGTAAGCTCTTTGTCATACTCTAAGAATTGTCTTTGTgtagaaggagggggaaggagaggttaGTACCTTCTTTTTCAAGTGCATTTTGAGAAACTTGGGTTTAATATACAGAGATAAAACGTAACAGTACAGATAAAATGCCCAATGATGTATAAATGTGCAGGAGAATcatatgttttaaagaataatttttctt
Proteins encoded in this window:
- the ZNF770 gene encoding zinc finger protein 770 isoform X1 — its product is MMAENNLKMLKIQQCVVANKLPRNRPYICNICFKHFETPSKLARHYLIHTGQKPFECDVCHKTFRQLVHLERHQLTHNLPFKCSICQRHFKNLKTFVKHQQLHNETYQNDVKQVRRLLEAKQEKPVYGMYHTFATEERWALHPCSKSDPTYSPTKKRKNIHACTICGKMFPSQSKLDRHALIHTGQRPFKCVLCSKSFRQSTHLKIHQLTHSEERPFQCCFCQKGFKIQSKLLKHKQIHTRNKTFQTLSLKVKSPDSCPLPNKLNAKQDGFENGDIGESEENNQLDVHSIYIVPFQCPECEECFESEQILNGHKCFPSRGGKIPSRLKRSYNYKTIVKKILAKLKRAGGKKLDNFRSEKKVFKNNFLKNCDLISGEQSPEQTQRTFMGSLGKHGTYKTVGNKKKKTLTLPFSWQKHFQSQNMGKNLKGILTTENMLTIDNSVNNKDVSIYGSSGEEFFDNCEVLQCGFSVPSENIHTGHKMCPCDKCEKVFPSISKLQRHYLIHTGQRPFGCNVCGKSFRQSAHLKRHKLTHIDKIPYRRSLCQEFENLNQLLIHPGDNYNASQQRQTLGFQKYEVSESDQISEIKVKAESEDFILSTPYRNRQPYLSSTLLQSEQSQHSHCCSYSGRAERNDGLLYQCSVCSKSFRSPSKLERHYLIHAGQKPFECSVCGKTFRQAPHWKRHQLTHFKE
- the ZNF770 gene encoding zinc finger protein 770 isoform X2 — translated: MMAENNLKMLKIQQCVVANKLPRNRPYICNICFKHFETPSKLARHYLIHTGQKPFECDVCHKTFRQLVHLERHQLTHNLPFKCSICQRHFKNLKTFVKHQQLHNETYQNDVKQVRRLLEAKQEKPVYGMYHTFATEERWALHPCSKSDPTYSPTKKRKNIHACTICGKMFPSQSKLDRHALIHTGQRPFKCVLCSKSFRQSTHLKIHQLTHSEERPFQCCFCQKGFKIQSKLLKHKQIHTRNKTFQTLSLKCPECEECFESEQILNGHKCFPSRGGKIPSRLKRSYNYKTIVKKILAKLKRAGGKKLDNFRSEKKVFKNNFLKNCDLISGEQSPEQTQRTFMGSLGKHGTYKTVGNKKKKTLTLPFSWQKHFQSQNMGKNLKGILTTENMLTIDNSVNNKDVSIYGSSGEEFFDNCEVLQCGFSVPSENIHTGHKMCPCDKCEKVFPSISKLQRHYLIHTGQRPFGCNVCGKSFRQSAHLKRHKLTHIDKIPYRRSLCQEFENLNQLLIHPGDNYNASQQRQTLGFQKYEVSESDQISEIKVKAESEDFILSTPYRNRQPYLSSTLLQSEQSQHSHCCSYSGRAERNDGLLYQCSVCSKSFRSPSKLERHYLIHAGQKPFECSVCGKTFRQAPHWKRHQLTHFKE